The following DNA comes from Novosphingobium sp. PP1Y.
TTCTTTGTCGAAGTGAAGATCGCGATCTTCGCGGCCTTTTTCGTGAGCTTCCCGGTAATTGCCAACCAGCTCTGGGCCTTCGTCGCACCGGGCCTCTACGCCAAGGAAAAGAAGGCTTTCCTGCCGTTCCTGATCGCGACCCCGGTGCTGTTCACGATGGGCGCGGCGATGGCGTATTACGTCGTCATGCCCACCGCCTTCCACTTCTTCCTGGGTTTCCAGGGGGACAAGGGCGGCCTCAAGCTGGAGGCGCTGCCGGGCACGGGAGACTATCTTGCGCTCGTCATGCAGTTCATCCTCGCTTTCGGGATCAGCTTCCTGATGCCGGTACTGCTGATGCTGCTCAACCGCGCCGGTATCATCACCCGCGCCCAGACCGCCGCCGCGCGCCGCTACGCCATCGTCGGCATCTTCATCGTCGCCGCCGTGGCCACGCCGCCCGACGTTATCTCGCAGCTCCTGCTGGCCATACCGCTGCTGCTTCTGTTCGAAGGCACGCTGATCGTGATGTGGTTCACCGAAAAGCGCGATGCGCGCGAAAAGGCCAAGACCGACACAGCGGAACCCGCGGGTGAGCCCGAGGCTCCTGCCAGCAACTGAGCTTCACTCGGGCCTTGGCTATGTCCGCTTACCCCGGGCCTGTCGCGAGGCGGGCGCACGAAAGCGCCGCGTGAGTGCCGCCCGATCCTCGGTTCAGCGGCCCTCGATCGGAGAGACGTCGCCTTCGGCCTTAGTCGGCAGCACCCGATCCTTGGCATTGGACCAGGCGAGCTTGCCGCCGATCCACGTCTCGAGAACCCTGATCTGGCGCAGTTGCTCGGGAGTCGCTTCCATCGGATCGGTATCGACGAAGAGGAAGTCCGCGTCATAACCCTTGGCGATGCGGCCAAGGCGGTCCTCGGCGAACATCGCGTAGGCCGCGCCGGTCGTATAGGCGTTGATGGCCGCCTCGCGCGAGAGGATCTCCTGCGGCTGCCAGCCACCTGTCGGCTGACCGTCCGCGCCCTGGCGCGTCACGGCGACGGCGATCCCTTCGAAGGGGTGGGCCGGTTCGACAGGGGTGTCCGATCCGAAGGCCAGCGGCGCGCCGGTGGCGGCGATCGACTTCCACGCATAGGCGCCGGACAGCCGGCTCGGGCCCAGTCGCGCTTCGGCCATTGTCCGGTCCGAGGCTTCGTGCTGCGGCTGCATCGAGGCGACGATGCCGTGTTCGCCGAAGCGCGCGATATCCGCGGGATCGACGATCTGGGCATGTTCGATGCGCCAGCGGCGGTCGCCCTTGTAGGTCTGTGACAATTCGTCGATGGAATTGAGGACCGCCGCATTGGCGGCATCGCCGATGGCGTGGACGGCAACCTGGAAGTTGTCTATCGCCGCCCGGCTCATGAGGTTGCCCAGCTGGGTTTCGCTGATCTGGGGCAGGCCCTTCGTTTCGGGCGCGTCGGCATAAGGCGCCTTTAGCCACGCCCCGCGCGATCCGAGCGCGCCGTCGAGGTAGAGCTTCACCCCGTTCATCTTCAGCCGGTCGCCATAGAGCCACGGTGTCGGGCGGGGGCCGCCGATCAGCGTCATGTTGTCGATGCCTGCGGCATAGGCGACGATGCGGATGCGCAAGTGGCCGAGGTCGGCGGCGCGGCGATAGGCCTGCCAGTCCTCGATCGTCGTGCCCATGTCGGCAATTGCGGTCACGCCCGAGGCGAGCAGCGCCAGTTGCGCTTCACCCAACGCGGTATCGCGGTCTTCGGGGCGGGGACGCGGTACCCTGGCCTCAACCAGTGCGGTGGCGGCATCGACCAGCACGCCGGCAGGGGCCTTGCTGCCCACCTTGCGCAGGATCTGGCCGCCAGCCGGATCGGTGGTGGCGCCGGTGATACCGGCAGAAGCCAGCGCGGCGCTGTTGGCCCAGCCGGCATGGCCGTCGACGCGGGTAAGCCACGCGGGCTTACCGCCGGTCACGCTGTCGAGCTCGGCCGCGGTCGGCATCCGGTCGATGCCCCAGTTGGCCTGGTTCCAGCCACTGCCGAGGATCCAGGGCGTTTCGGGATGGGCGGCGGCCCATGCCGCGATCCGGGACAGCGCCTCGTCCAGCGATTTCGTCGCGGAGAGGTCGAGCGTCATCTTCGCAAAGCCGGTCTCCATGACGTGGCCATGGGCATCGATCATGCCGGGCACGACCACGCGGTGCTTGCCGTCGACCTGATACTGGACTTTCCTGGGGCGCTTGTCGCCGTGGCGGTAGACCTCGATCACGCGGCCGTCTTCGCCGATCAGGAAGCCCTCGAAGCGTTCTATCCCGCCCTTGCCGTCCGGCGTCAGGCCCTCGACATTGTCGACAAGCACGTCCGCATGGGCGGGCGTGACGATCAGCAGCGCGAGCGCTGCCGCGGCGAGATGCTTCACTTGCGGCCTTTCCTCGGCAGTCGCTTGATGATCGCGCTGGTGTCGAGGCGGCCGCCGCCCATGGCCTGGATCTCGGCGAAGAACTGGTCGATGAGCGCGGCCACCGGCAGCGAGACGCCAAGGCCACGCCCTTCGTCGAGGCTGAGGCCGAGATCCTTGCGCATCCAGTCGATCGCGAAGCCGAAGTCGAAGCGGTCCTCGTCCATCGACTGCCAGCGGTTGTCCATCTGCCACGACTGCGCGGCGCCGCCGGAAATCGCCTCGTAGACCTTGTCCATGTCGAGGTGCGAGGCCTGCGCGAAGCGCACCGCCTCGGCCAGCGCGGCGACATTGCCCGCGATGCAGATCTGGTTGGCCATCTTGGCGATCTGGCCCGAGCCGGCCTTGCCGACGTGGACGATGCGCTGCGAATAGGCTTCCATCACCGGACGCGCGGCTTCCACCGCTTCGTTGCGTCCGCCGCACATCAATGTGAGCGTGCCTTTTTCCGCGCCGATCTGCGAACCGGTCATCGGCGCGTCGATGCAATGGACCTGCAGGTCGCGCGCCTCCACCGAGATCTGGCGGGCGATGCGCGCCGATACCGTCGTGTGGTCGATGAAGACGCCGCCCTTCTTGAGCATCTTGAAGACGCCGTTGGGGCCGAGCACGACTTCGGCGAGGTCGTCGTCGTTGCCCACGCATGTGATCACCACGTCGGCGTCCTGCGCCGCGTGCGCCGGGTTCGCGGCGATGCGATGGGCGAGTCCGGGATTGTCCTCCACCCATTTCTGCGCGCGTTCGGGCGAACGGTTGTAGATGGTGAGCTCATGGCCCGCCTTGGCGATGTGCCGCGCGATAGCGCCGCCCATCACGCCGAGGCCGAGGAAGGAAACCTTGCGTCGTTCGGTCATGGGGATGTCTTCTAGCGAGGGTCTGTGACGCTATCAATCTAAGCCGGGCCTAAGCCCACGCTTTCAATTTGCCCCGGTTTCCTTTACCCGCGCCACCCTATGGACCAGCAAACGCTCAAGACCGCCCCGGGGACCGATGGTGCCCTGCTGACTGCCGACGACGTTCGTGCGGCGGCGGCGCGAATTTCGGGCAAGGTCGTGCGCACGCCGACGCAGCACTCCAATACGCTGAGTGCGATCACCGGTGCCGACGTCTGGCTCAAGTTCGAAAACCTGCAGTTCACCGCCGCCTACAAGGAGCGCGGAGCGCTCAATGCCCTGCTGCTGCTTTCGGAAGAACAGAAACAGCGCGGCGTCATCGCCGCTTCGGCGGGCAATCACGCGCAGGGGCTTTCCTACCACGGCACCCGGCTGGGCGTGCCGGTAACGATCGTCATGCCCAACACCACTCCGCTGGTGAAGGTGATGCAGACCGAAAGCGTGGGCGGCAAGGTCGTGCTCGAAGGCGAAAGTTTCGACGAAGCCTATGCCCATGCGCGCAAGATGGAGGCCGAACTCGGCCTTACCTTCATCCATCCCTTCGACGATCCGCACGTCGCGGCCGGGCAGGGCACCGTCGCGCTCGAAATGCTCGAGGACGTGCCCGAGATCGATACGCTGGTGCTGCCGATCGGCGGCGGCGGCCTGGCATCGGGCATGGGCACGGTGGCGCGCGCCATCAAGCCGGGCATCGGCCTGATCGGCGTCGAGGCGCAGCTCTACCCCTCGATGTACAACCTGCTCAAGGGCACCAACCTGCCGGTCGGCGGCGATACGCTGGCCGAGGGCATCGCGGTGTTCGAGCCGGGCAAGTTCACTTCCAAGGTGCTGCGCGGCCTGCTCGACGAGTTCCTGCTGGTCAGCGAATCGCGCATCGAAAGCTCGCTGGCGCTCCTGCTGCAGATCGAAAAGACCCTGGTGGAGGGCGCGGGAGCGACCGGCCTGGGCGCAGTCATGGCCAACCGCGAGCTGTTTGCCGGCAAGAAGGTCGGCATCGTGCTGTCGGGCGGCAATATCGACACGCGCCTGCTTGCCAACGTGCTGCTGCGCGACCTTGCCCGCTCGGGCCGGCTCGCGCGCCTGAAGATCGGCCTGCAGGACCGTGCCGGTGCGCTCTACAAGGTCGCCAAGGTGTTCCACGAGCACAATGTGAACATCGTCGAGGTGCTGCATCACCGCATTTTCACCAACCTGCCCGCCAAGGGACTGCTGACCGAGATCGAGTGCGAGGCGCGCGACCGCGAGCAGCTCGAGACGCTCGTCTCCGCCCTGCGTTCGGCGGGGTACGAAGTGCGCCAGGTCGAGACCGACTGACGAACTGCCCTGGTCCGGCTTCGTCCGGATAGGCTGCACGAGGCTGAAACTGGCCGGCCCTTGAAACCCGGACGCGTTGCCGCGCGTTGCTGGGGCATGGCACTCGATTATCTCGACTTCACCGGCGATTGCGTGGTCGTGACCGGCGGCAGTTCGGGGATCGGCAAGTCCTGCGCGATGGCGCTGGCCGGACGCGGGCTGGCGGTCGCGATCACGCACTTTCATGCACCGGAGGAGGCTGACGAAGTCATCGGCCGGATCCACGCCAACGGCGGGCGGGCTATCGCCTGCGATACCGATGTCGGTAACGAGCAAGACGTCGAGGCACTTTTCGCAGCTGCCGAATCCGCCTTCGGTCCGGTCCGCCTGCTGGTGAACAGTGCAGGCCGCAACATGAGCGGGACGGCGGTGCAGGACATGACGCTGGAGCATTTCGATGCCGTCATGCGTGCCGACCTCTACGGTCCGTTCCTGAGCTGTCGCCGTTTCGTCCGCGGCCTCGAGGGGCAGGGCGGGGGCCGGATCGTCAATGTCTCATCCATTCACGAATCGGCGCCGCGGGCCGGGGCCGTCGACTACGACAGCGCCAAGGGCGGGCTGGCCCAGTTGACTGCGACGCTCGCGCTGGAGCTGGCGCCGCGCGCAATCGCGGTCAACGGCGTGGCGCCGGGCATGATCCTGACGCCGATGAACCAGGCCGCGCTGGACGATCCGCAGGTGCGGGCGCGCAAGGCCGACGCGATTCCCTGGGGCCGGGCGGGTCGTCCGGAGGAAGTCGCCGAGCTTGTCGGCTACCTGCTTTCCGACCGAGCCGATTATATTACCGGGGCTACGGTCAGGATTGACGGGGGACTTTCGCTCAAGGTGGCGCAAGATGCCTGATCGGGAATGGACTAGTCTTGGAAGTGCTAAGGTTTTGATTCACTTACGCCCCGAACCGGGACAAGTTGAAATGGCCAGGGGTACTCCGGGGCGAAACCTCCGGTTCGAGGGCAGTTTTGTAGTTAAAAGACTTTCAACTAACTGCCCGCGCATGCATATTCGCTCTGCAACTGAAAGGCCTATGGTCGCAAACAAGTAAAGGAAGAGGCGCCTCCGTGACGGCTCCCGTTCGATTTCCGAGGTTCTTTGTAACGAGCCCTGCGCCGTGCCCCTATCTGCCTGGGCGCAGCGAACGCAAGGTGTTCACGGAACTCAAGGGGCCACACGCGGACTCCCTGAACGATGCGCTCAGCCGCATCGGCTTCCGCCGCAGCCAGACCGTCGCCTATCGCCCGTCCTGCCTTGACTGCAATGCCTGCGTCTCGGTGCGTGTCGTCGCGAGCGAGTTCACGCCATCGGGAACCCAGAAGCGCATGATGAAGCGCAACGGAGACCTGATCGCCACCGTATGTCGTCCCTGGTCGACCGGTGAGCAGTTCCAGCTCCTGCAGAAGTACCTTAGCGCGCGCCATCCCGAAGGCGGGATGACCTCGATGGACGAGGTCGATTTCGCCGACATGGTCGAGCACACGCCAGTCACCAGCTTCGTCATCGAATATCGCGAACCCTCGGCCGATGGCGTGACTCCGGGTCGCCTTGTCGGCGCATGCCTTACAGATCGTCAGTGCGACGGCTTGTCGATGATCTACAGCTTCTACGACCCCGAGCACGAATCGCGGGCAGGGCTGGGCAACTACATCATCCTCGACCATATCCATAAGGCGCAGGAAATGGGCCTGCCCTACGTCTACCTCGGCTACTGGGTCGAAGGCTCGCCGCGCATGCAGTACAAGGTGCGTTACCGGCCGATGGAACGCCTTGGCCGTTCGGGCTGGGAACGGTTTTCGCCCGAAGAGCAGGACAAGCTGATCGCTGCCGTCGTCAAGAACCCGGATGGACATGGCAAGGCCGGTGCCGGTGGGCGCAAGGACGGCGTACCCTCCATCGCCAACTGACGATCCGGCGCGACGCGCATTCGGTCAGGCGCGGTAGAGCGCTGCTTCTTCCGCGCGTCGATTCTTGAGGCCGGATAGCGGCTTGCCGTCGTTGTAGATCCACTTCGCGAATTCCAGAGCCGCCTCGGCAAAGCGCCTCTCGCGGTGCAGGCGGGTGAGCGTGGCCTTGCGGATGGCGCCCGTGTTGTAGTGGAACGAGACGAGGGCATCGAACTGCCGCTGCGTCGTCGCCACATCGCCTACCGCATCGCGGACCTCGTTGACGTAGCGCGCGATGTCCCTGTCGAAGCGGGCGTCGCATTGCGCCTGCGTCCAGATCAGACCCTTGCCTATGTCCGCTCCGGTTGAACCCCAACCGATCGTCCAGGGCTCACCCGTGGCACTGCCGGGATCGGGATAGGCTTCGAAGCGGCCGTCCGACCGGCGCCTGGCACAGCCTTCCCACTTGCGGATCAGGGCGCGACCTGCCTCGCCGAGGGCAAGATCGGCAGGGACGGGGCTGTCGTTGTCGGCGCGGTCGATGGCTGCGTCGAGCAACGCAATGTCGGATGGCCGGAAGCCGCGGCCGAGCAATTGGCGCACGGCATCGAAAATCGGTTTGCGATTCATCTGGAAGGGACCTCCCCGGTTCGGTGCGGAAAGGCGATCCAAGTAAACCGCAAGCGGGTCTGTAGGAAAATGGTTTTTGGAACCCCGGCAGGCAAAGGCCCGCCGCAGCGAAGTGAAGCGGGCCTTCGTGACAGGTGCAGAGGATCAGATCTTCTTGAGGATCCCGGTCAGCGGTATGGCGATGCTGGAGCCGCCGGCGAGCGCTTCGCCGTCGAACGTCGCTTCCGATCCGTCCGGCGCGGAGACCGAGATCGAATCGCCCTTGCGGGTGAAGATCAGCTCTTCCCCGCTCACCGTGGGCATCGAGACTTCGCCATCCTTGCTGGCGTCGATCGCCGCGGAAATGTCCTGCGGGGTCAGGTAGCCGGGGATCAGGTGATCCTTGAGCAAGGCCGCAAGCGCTGCATGGTCTTCGCTGCCCGTCAGCTCCTTGGCCGAATCGCCCAGGGCCGCAAAGGCGGCATCCTCGGGCGCAAGCAGCGTATAGCTGCCCTTTCCTTCAAAAATGCCGCTGATGCCGGTTTCCTTGATGGCTTCCGCCACAGTCTGCAGGCCATCCGCATCGTCGAGCAGGGCAGGCAGCGATTCGGTTTCGGGCGTGGCAAGCTCGGCGGCTCCGGTGCCGGTGTCCTCCGGCGTTCCGCCCGAGCAGGCGGCGGTGGCAAGGCTGGCGCCGCCAAGCAGCGCAATGGCGAGGTGTTTGATCCGCATCCTGGTTTCCCTCCCGATCAGACAAGCAGTTCGATGGCGGCCTGCACAAGCCGCGTAGTGGGATCGATCTGATAGACGTAGCCGTCGCTATAGCGATACATTGCCTCCGGTCCGTCGTAGTACTGGTCGCGATAGTCGTAAGGCACGTTGTAGACATCGTAGCCCATCGGCATCGGCTGGCCGATCCGGATGTCGTTGCCGGTCAGCAGCGCCGCAACCGAGCGGATCGAGGACGTATCCGGATCGACGCGGTAGATCGTGTCGTCGTAGTAGCGATAGCCGCTGTCGGGGCCGAGATCGTAGTAGCTGTCGTAGTATGACGGCAGCGTCACCGGCTGATAGGCGGAGGGCCAGGTCTGGCCGATACCCAGCGCGCCGCCCAGCAGCGGAATGTAGCTCAGGATGCTGTCGCCAGCGCCCAGGCGCAGCATGTAGCCGTCGGCATAGCGGTAGCGATAGGACCGGTCGTAGTCGCTGAAGTACCAGGCCGGATCGACCCAGCTGACGTCGCGCGGTCTGGCGAGGCCGGGAGGGGTGCAACCGTTGTATTTCTTGGCGAGGCCCGGCGGGCAACCGTCGTAGGCATGGCGACGCTCGAGCGAGGCCCAGTCGAAAATGCGGCGATCGGTGATCACGTGGACCCGGTCGTTGGTGGGAACGATGAATTTCTTGCCGCCATGACCCTTGTAGCTGACGCGTTTGACGTCCTTGCGCTGTGGCGGACGCGGGCCGGCAGCAACGGCCTTGGCGCCCTTGTTGCCGGGATGGTCGTCGTCGGCCTTCCTGTCGACTTTGCGCTCGGCCATGTGCTGGGCCCCGTTCCCGGCCTGCTGGTGCTTTTCCGCCTTGGCCGGGGCGTCGCGGACCGGCGAGCGCATGGTCGGATGCGAAGCCTGCATTGCCGCTCTGTCCTGCTTTGCCTGGATATGGGCATTACCGCCAGATTGCGGCTTGTCGGGCTTGTTGTCGGGCCTTGATGCGGGCGGGCCCTTGTGGTCATTCTGCGGCCCCTTGGCATTGCCCTGCACGGTTTCCCTGCCGCCGCCCTGGGCCTTGCCGTGGCCGCTACCGTGATCGCTGCCATGGTCGTTGCCGCCGGGCGCGGCGGAAGCGGCCCCGGCGATCAGGGCCAGGCTTGCCACGCTGCCGATGAAGATCCTTTGCATCATTTGCATCTCCTTGGGTTGGCAGTTGCAACGCGGATCGGCGACAGTTCGTTCCTTGGGGACTCTTCGCCGCCTCGGGCGAGCGACGGGGTGGACCGGCTGCGATTAATCGGCGCTGACTGCGGTGTGCATTTGTCACCACAAGGGGGGAGCAGGAGCGCGCAAACGGAAAAGGGCGCCTGGATTGCTCCAGGCGCCCCACTCGGCGAACCGATTGTCCCTTCCGGAGAAGGGAGCGAAATCAGGCGCTGTAGTACATGTCGAACTCGACGGCCGACGGCGTGGTTTCCCAGCGCAGAACTTCCGGCCACTTCAGTTCGAGGTAAGCTTCGATCTGGTCGGCAGTGAACACGCCGCCCTCGATGAGGAACTCGTGGTCAGCGGCCAGGGCCTCGAGAGCTTCACGCAGCGAACCGCAGACGGTCGGCACTTCGGCGAGTTCGGCCGGCGGCAGATCGTAGAGGTTCTTGTCCATGGCGTCGCCCGGATGGATCTTGTTCTTGATGCCATCGAGGCCGGCCATGAGCAGCGCGGCGTAGCACAGGTAGGGGTTGGCCATCGCGTCGGGGAAACGGAATTCCACGCGCTTCGCCTTGTCGCCCGCACCGTAGGGGATGCGGCACGAGGCCGAGCGGTTGCGCGCCGAGTAGGCGAGCAGGACCGGGGCTTCGTAGCCCGGCACCAGGCGCTTGTAGCTGTTGGTGGTCGGGTTGGTGAAGGCGTTGAGGGCCTTGGCGTGCTTGATGACGCCGCCGATGAAGTACAGGCAGGTATCCGACAGGCCGGCATAGCCGTTGCCGGCGAAGGTGTTCTTGCCTTCGTTCCAGACCGAGATGTGCGTGTGCATGCCCGATCCGTTGTCCTTCATGATCGGCTTGGGCATGAACGTGGCGGTCTTGCCATAGGCCTGGGCGACCATGTGCACGACGTACTTGTAGATCTGCATGCGGTCGGCGGTGGTGACCAGCGTGCCGAAGGTCAGGCCGAGTTCGTGCTGCGCGGCGGCCACTTCGTGGTGGTGCTTGTCGCAGGGCAGGCCCATTTCGATCATGGTCGAGACCATCTCGGCGCGGATGTCGACAGCCGAGTCGACCGGAGCGACCGGGAAGTAGCCACCCTTGGCGCGCGGACGGTGGGCAAGGTTGCCGGTGTCGTACGACTTGTCCGAGTTGCCGGGCAGTTCGATGTCGTCGAGCTTGAAGCCGTTGCCGTCGTAGCCGTCATAGAACTTCACGTCGTCGAACATGAAGAATTCGGCTTCGGGGCCGACGTAGACGGTGTCGCCGAAACCGGCAGCCTTGACGAAGGCTTCGGCGCGCTTGGCGGTCGAGCGCGGGTCACGTCCGTAGAGGTCGCCGGTCGAAGGCTCGACGATGTCGCAGAACAGGATCAGCATCGGGGTGGCCGAGAACGGATCGACATAGACGGCGTCGAGGTCGGGCTTGAGGATCATGTCCGACTCGTTGATGGCCTTCCAGCCCTCGATCGACGAACCGTCGAACATGAGGCCGTCTTCCAGTTCGTCCTCACCAAGAACCGAGGACACCATCGTCAGGTGCTGCCACTTGCCCTTGGGGTCGGTGAAGCGGAGGTCAACCCACTCGATTTCCTCGTCCTTGATTTGCTTGAGGACGTCCTTTGCACTTGCCATTTGCGTTGTTCTCCAGTCTTGCCCTGCCGCCGCGCGGCAGGGGATCAGGGGTTATTGGCACTCCAGGAATTTTACCGGCCCCCCGTGCCGGATTGTTCCCCAGTCCGGCTCAAGCCGGAATTTTGAGATGGCCCTCGGATCAGAGGGCGTCGTCGTCCCGCTCGCCGGTACGGATGCGCACAGCAGTCTCGACCGGGATGACGAAGATCTTGCCGTCGCCGATGCGCCCGGTCTGTGCGGCTTCGGCAATCGCCTCGACCACGCGGTCCGCCAGGGCGTCGGCAACAACGACCTCGAGTTTCACCTTGGGCAGAAAGTCCACGACATACTCGGCACCACGATAAAGCTCGGTATGCCCCTTCTGACGCCCGAAGCCCTTTGCTTCGGTGACGGTGATGCCCGAAACGCCCACTTCGTGAAGCGCTTCCTTCACTTCATCGAGCTTGAACGGCTTGATGATGGCTTCGATCTTTTTCACGCCTGTCTAGACCCCTGCACTTGATCCCGGATTTCCGAAGAGGTTTTCCGGTCCGGGAACCAGATGCCTCGCG
Coding sequences within:
- the tatC gene encoding twin-arginine translocase subunit TatC → MAFKISDIDDTQAPLLDHLIELRSRLMRAFAAFAVAFGVCFYFSNDIFSFLVRPLTEAFPAGQGRLIYTKLYEAFFVEVKIAIFAAFFVSFPVIANQLWAFVAPGLYAKEKKAFLPFLIATPVLFTMGAAMAYYVVMPTAFHFFLGFQGDKGGLKLEALPGTGDYLALVMQFILAFGISFLMPVLLMLLNRAGIITRAQTAAARRYAIVGIFIVAAVATPPDVISQLLLAIPLLLLFEGTLIVMWFTEKRDAREKAKTDTAEPAGEPEAPASN
- a CDS encoding amidohydrolase; translated protein: MKHLAAAALALLIVTPAHADVLVDNVEGLTPDGKGGIERFEGFLIGEDGRVIEVYRHGDKRPRKVQYQVDGKHRVVVPGMIDAHGHVMETGFAKMTLDLSATKSLDEALSRIAAWAAAHPETPWILGSGWNQANWGIDRMPTAAELDSVTGGKPAWLTRVDGHAGWANSAALASAGITGATTDPAGGQILRKVGSKAPAGVLVDAATALVEARVPRPRPEDRDTALGEAQLALLASGVTAIADMGTTIEDWQAYRRAADLGHLRIRIVAYAAGIDNMTLIGGPRPTPWLYGDRLKMNGVKLYLDGALGSRGAWLKAPYADAPETKGLPQISETQLGNLMSRAAIDNFQVAVHAIGDAANAAVLNSIDELSQTYKGDRRWRIEHAQIVDPADIARFGEHGIVASMQPQHEASDRTMAEARLGPSRLSGAYAWKSIAATGAPLAFGSDTPVEPAHPFEGIAVAVTRQGADGQPTGGWQPQEILSREAAINAYTTGAAYAMFAEDRLGRIAKGYDADFLFVDTDPMEATPEQLRQIRVLETWIGGKLAWSNAKDRVLPTKAEGDVSPIEGR
- a CDS encoding NAD(P)-dependent oxidoreductase; the encoded protein is MTERRKVSFLGLGVMGGAIARHIAKAGHELTIYNRSPERAQKWVEDNPGLAHRIAANPAHAAQDADVVITCVGNDDDLAEVVLGPNGVFKMLKKGGVFIDHTTVSARIARQISVEARDLQVHCIDAPMTGSQIGAEKGTLTLMCGGRNEAVEAARPVMEAYSQRIVHVGKAGSGQIAKMANQICIAGNVAALAEAVRFAQASHLDMDKVYEAISGGAAQSWQMDNRWQSMDEDRFDFGFAIDWMRKDLGLSLDEGRGLGVSLPVAALIDQFFAEIQAMGGGRLDTSAIIKRLPRKGRK
- a CDS encoding threonine ammonia-lyase; protein product: MDQQTLKTAPGTDGALLTADDVRAAAARISGKVVRTPTQHSNTLSAITGADVWLKFENLQFTAAYKERGALNALLLLSEEQKQRGVIAASAGNHAQGLSYHGTRLGVPVTIVMPNTTPLVKVMQTESVGGKVVLEGESFDEAYAHARKMEAELGLTFIHPFDDPHVAAGQGTVALEMLEDVPEIDTLVLPIGGGGLASGMGTVARAIKPGIGLIGVEAQLYPSMYNLLKGTNLPVGGDTLAEGIAVFEPGKFTSKVLRGLLDEFLLVSESRIESSLALLLQIEKTLVEGAGATGLGAVMANRELFAGKKVGIVLSGGNIDTRLLANVLLRDLARSGRLARLKIGLQDRAGALYKVAKVFHEHNVNIVEVLHHRIFTNLPAKGLLTEIECEARDREQLETLVSALRSAGYEVRQVETD
- a CDS encoding SDR family NAD(P)-dependent oxidoreductase — encoded protein: MALDYLDFTGDCVVVTGGSSGIGKSCAMALAGRGLAVAITHFHAPEEADEVIGRIHANGGRAIACDTDVGNEQDVEALFAAAESAFGPVRLLVNSAGRNMSGTAVQDMTLEHFDAVMRADLYGPFLSCRRFVRGLEGQGGGRIVNVSSIHESAPRAGAVDYDSAKGGLAQLTATLALELAPRAIAVNGVAPGMILTPMNQAALDDPQVRARKADAIPWGRAGRPEEVAELVGYLLSDRADYITGATVRIDGGLSLKVAQDA
- a CDS encoding arginyltransferase is translated as MTAPVRFPRFFVTSPAPCPYLPGRSERKVFTELKGPHADSLNDALSRIGFRRSQTVAYRPSCLDCNACVSVRVVASEFTPSGTQKRMMKRNGDLIATVCRPWSTGEQFQLLQKYLSARHPEGGMTSMDEVDFADMVEHTPVTSFVIEYREPSADGVTPGRLVGACLTDRQCDGLSMIYSFYDPEHESRAGLGNYIILDHIHKAQEMGLPYVYLGYWVEGSPRMQYKVRYRPMERLGRSGWERFSPEEQDKLIAAVVKNPDGHGKAGAGGRKDGVPSIAN
- a CDS encoding lysozyme produces the protein MNRKPIFDAVRQLLGRGFRPSDIALLDAAIDRADNDSPVPADLALGEAGRALIRKWEGCARRRSDGRFEAYPDPGSATGEPWTIGWGSTGADIGKGLIWTQAQCDARFDRDIARYVNEVRDAVGDVATTQRQFDALVSFHYNTGAIRKATLTRLHRERRFAEAALEFAKWIYNDGKPLSGLKNRRAEEAALYRA
- a CDS encoding fasciclin domain-containing protein; the protein is MRIKHLAIALLGGASLATAACSGGTPEDTGTGAAELATPETESLPALLDDADGLQTVAEAIKETGISGIFEGKGSYTLLAPEDAAFAALGDSAKELTGSEDHAALAALLKDHLIPGYLTPQDISAAIDASKDGEVSMPTVSGEELIFTRKGDSISVSAPDGSEATFDGEALAGGSSIAIPLTGILKKI
- the glnA gene encoding type I glutamate--ammonia ligase → MASAKDVLKQIKDEEIEWVDLRFTDPKGKWQHLTMVSSVLGEDELEDGLMFDGSSIEGWKAINESDMILKPDLDAVYVDPFSATPMLILFCDIVEPSTGDLYGRDPRSTAKRAEAFVKAAGFGDTVYVGPEAEFFMFDDVKFYDGYDGNGFKLDDIELPGNSDKSYDTGNLAHRPRAKGGYFPVAPVDSAVDIRAEMVSTMIEMGLPCDKHHHEVAAAQHELGLTFGTLVTTADRMQIYKYVVHMVAQAYGKTATFMPKPIMKDNGSGMHTHISVWNEGKNTFAGNGYAGLSDTCLYFIGGVIKHAKALNAFTNPTTNSYKRLVPGYEAPVLLAYSARNRSASCRIPYGAGDKAKRVEFRFPDAMANPYLCYAALLMAGLDGIKNKIHPGDAMDKNLYDLPPAELAEVPTVCGSLREALEALAADHEFLIEGGVFTADQIEAYLELKWPEVLRWETTPSAVEFDMYYSA
- a CDS encoding P-II family nitrogen regulator — translated: MKKIEAIIKPFKLDEVKEALHEVGVSGITVTEAKGFGRQKGHTELYRGAEYVVDFLPKVKLEVVVADALADRVVEAIAEAAQTGRIGDGKIFVIPVETAVRIRTGERDDDAL